In Vibrio echinoideorum, the sequence GAATTAGTTCAAGCGGGAAAACTGGCCGCGTTGGGGCAGTTAAGTGTCGGGATCACTCACGAGATCAATCAACCTCTGACTGCCGTGAATAGCCATGTTCGAAGTGCTCAGCTTTGGTTAGGCAAACAAAGGCCAGACAGGGCGGAAGAAAACCTGAAAAAGATCGAGGTTTTGCTAGAAAAAGTAGCAGCGATCACTCGCCACTTGAAAGCGTTCTCGCGTAAGAGCGATGGCAAGATTGATAATGTGGAATTGGATAGGGTGATTGGTGATGCCATTGATCTCTTTGAAACCAGGCAGAGTACGGTCTCGATTCAGTATTCACCGCAAAGCTGGCTGATGGTGCGAGCCAACAGCATACGCTTGGAACAGGTACTGGTGAACTTGATCAGTAATGCATTGGATGCTGTTGAACATAAAGGCCAACCTCAACTCAATATTGCCACGAAAGATCTCACACACACAATTCAGATCTTAGTCAAAGACAATGGATTAGGGATTGCTGAAGAGGATATACCGCATTTGTTTGACCCCTTTTATACCCGCAAAACAACAGGCAAGGGGCTTGGGCTAGGCTTGTCTATCGCCTACAACATAATAAAAGACTTTGGTGGCTCGATTCACGTGGAATCGATTGAACACCAAGGCACAACATTTATCGTCACTTTACCAAAAGGCACAAGCTCATGATTTCAGACAAACACATAGTTCTCATAGACGATGAAATAGATGTCGTTGAAGCCGTGAGTGAAATGTTAGAGCTGGAAGGTTTTAGCGTCACCACTTTTACTGACCCGAACCTTGGCCTAAAGTCCCTTAAAGCGGACAGTCAGTCGGTGGTGTTGTGTGATGTACGCATGCCCAAAGTGGATGGGTTGACACTGTTAAGTTCGATTCAACACCGAGCGGCCAATGTTCCTGTGCTGCTGATGAGTGGTCACGGTGATATTCCGATGGCGATAGAGGCGATGAAGTTGGGTGCATTCGATTTTCTAGAAAAGCCCCTTAATGCGACTGAATTGGTGGAGAAACTCGATCTCGCGTTGGCGCAATGCCGGCACAATAGCCATAAAACATCAGGCGATAAAGAGAACATAGATCTATCCATTGAATCCGTGGTGATTGGCCAGTCAAAAGCGATGGACACCATACGTCAGCAAGTGCTCGCTTTGTCACATACCGGCGTCGATACCATCATTAATGGTGAAACCGGAACGGGTAAAGAGGTGATTGCTCGTGCTTTGCATCAATTTAGTCGTCGCAAGGCCAAACCGTTTGTGGCGATTAACTGCGGTGGTATGACAGAGAGCATTATTGAAAGTGAGCTGTTTGGTCATGAAGCGGGTTCGTTTACCAGTGCCAACAAAAAACGTATTGGCAAAATAGAACAAGCTAATGGTGGCACTTTGTTTCTTGATGAAATTGAGAGCATGCCGATTGCTGTGCAGATTAAACTGCTGCGCGTGATTCAAGAGCGAATGATCGAGCGTGTTGGCGGTAATGAA encodes:
- a CDS encoding sigma-54-dependent transcriptional regulator; translated protein: MISDKHIVLIDDEIDVVEAVSEMLELEGFSVTTFTDPNLGLKSLKADSQSVVLCDVRMPKVDGLTLLSSIQHRAANVPVLLMSGHGDIPMAIEAMKLGAFDFLEKPLNATELVEKLDLALAQCRHNSHKTSGDKENIDLSIESVVIGQSKAMDTIRQQVLALSHTGVDTIINGETGTGKEVIARALHQFSRRKAKPFVAINCGGMTESIIESELFGHEAGSFTSANKKRIGKIEQANGGTLFLDEIESMPIAVQIKLLRVIQERMIERVGGNELIPVDIVVVAASKADLARLSESGGFRADLFYRLNIASLNLPALRHRKEDIQVLFRHFVIQASQKYKTRPSTIYPEQIQQLCRHEWPGNVRELRNVADRFVLGIVGDGFDLQSPICETLGEDFAFEKQMEQYERNVLTEALIESAGNINEVSSKLNLPRKTLYRKMKKHQLDKESFKA